In a genomic window of Arachnia rubra:
- a CDS encoding DNA gyrase/topoisomerase IV subunit A yields the protein MANSTEEFEEHILDVDVTEEMESSFLEYAYSVIYARALPDARDGLKPVQRRILFSMDEMGVRPDKGHVKCARVVGQVMGVLHPHGDGAIYDALVRMAQPWAMRLPLVDGHGNFGSLDAGPAAMRYTECRMAPPALAMTAGLDEDVVDFRPNYDGKDTEPEVLPAALPNLLVNGASGIAVGMATNIAPHNLQEVVSALKALLKDRETPLEELMRHLPGPDFPGGGRIIGLEGIRDAYATGRGSFKVRAKASIERVSARRRGIVITELPYLVGPEKIIEQIKKGVDSRKLVGIAGVKDLTDLANGTRLVIEVKNGINPEALLEQLYRTTKLEDTFAINAVALVEGQPRTLTLKQLLEVYLDHRLQVTIRRTEHRLGKAQERLHLVRGLLLAIADIDEVIAIVRSSEDAAEARSRLMTAFDLDEVQANYILDMQLRRLTKYSTLELNAEADELASRIGELQRILDDDAVLNTLVASELDDVATRFGTSRRTVLLASDGVVRSAAPLEVPDEPCWVLLSTTGRAARTDSAGPLPALGPRAPHDAIAAAIKVTSHADFGVITNTGRLLRARAIELPTVPVTTTAPNLQGGSAAQELWALESGERVVGLTSLDPGGPGLALGTMRGVVKRVNPEVMGKDSWDVIRLDEGDEVVSAVELTAPHLAFVTSDAHLLHFSAGLVRPQGRLGGGVAGVKLADGARVVFFGGVDPGQDMVVTVAGASDSLFGSATGGAKVTPLAEYPTKGRATGGVRCQRFLKGETTLVAAAIGRSVAAVAPDGTPVALPEPTTKRDGSGVSLGGTVQALGFRGSHDAREMVL from the coding sequence ATGGCGAACAGTACTGAGGAGTTCGAGGAACATATCCTCGACGTCGACGTCACCGAGGAGATGGAATCCAGCTTCCTCGAGTACGCCTACTCCGTCATCTATGCCCGCGCCCTGCCCGATGCGCGCGACGGGCTCAAGCCCGTCCAGCGGCGCATTCTCTTCTCCATGGACGAGATGGGCGTCAGACCTGACAAGGGACATGTGAAGTGCGCCCGTGTGGTTGGCCAGGTCATGGGTGTGCTGCACCCCCACGGTGACGGCGCCATCTACGACGCCCTGGTGCGTATGGCACAGCCATGGGCCATGCGTCTGCCCCTCGTGGACGGGCACGGCAACTTCGGGTCGCTCGATGCCGGGCCGGCGGCGATGCGCTACACCGAGTGCCGCATGGCGCCTCCGGCCCTGGCGATGACGGCAGGCCTGGACGAAGATGTCGTCGACTTCAGGCCCAACTACGACGGTAAGGACACCGAGCCCGAGGTACTGCCAGCGGCCCTGCCCAATCTTCTCGTGAATGGCGCTTCCGGGATCGCGGTGGGCATGGCAACCAACATCGCCCCCCACAATCTCCAGGAGGTCGTCTCCGCGCTGAAAGCGCTCCTGAAGGACCGGGAGACCCCTTTGGAAGAGCTGATGCGGCACCTGCCAGGCCCCGATTTCCCAGGTGGCGGGCGGATCATTGGCCTTGAGGGTATCCGGGACGCCTACGCGACAGGCCGCGGATCCTTCAAGGTGCGTGCTAAGGCCAGCATCGAGCGCGTCTCTGCCCGTCGGCGTGGCATCGTCATCACGGAGCTTCCCTACCTGGTGGGTCCCGAGAAGATCATCGAGCAGATCAAGAAGGGCGTCGACTCGCGCAAGCTGGTCGGTATCGCCGGTGTGAAGGACCTCACCGACCTGGCCAATGGCACCAGACTGGTCATCGAGGTCAAGAACGGCATCAATCCTGAGGCCCTGCTGGAGCAGCTCTACCGCACCACAAAACTCGAGGACACCTTCGCCATCAACGCGGTGGCCCTCGTGGAGGGGCAACCCAGGACCCTGACCCTGAAACAGCTGCTTGAGGTGTATCTGGACCACCGGCTCCAGGTGACGATCCGGCGTACGGAACACCGTCTCGGCAAAGCCCAGGAACGGCTTCATCTGGTGCGGGGCCTGCTGCTTGCGATCGCCGACATCGACGAGGTGATAGCGATCGTGCGGTCAAGCGAGGACGCCGCCGAGGCCCGCAGCCGTTTGATGACGGCCTTCGACCTCGATGAGGTGCAGGCCAACTACATCCTCGACATGCAGCTGCGCCGCCTGACGAAATACTCCACTCTGGAGCTCAACGCCGAGGCCGACGAACTGGCTTCCCGCATCGGTGAACTGCAACGCATCCTGGATGATGACGCCGTGCTGAATACTCTGGTGGCTTCGGAACTCGACGACGTGGCCACCCGTTTTGGGACCTCGCGCCGTACCGTGCTGCTGGCTTCCGACGGTGTCGTCCGGTCGGCAGCTCCCCTGGAGGTCCCCGACGAACCCTGCTGGGTGCTGCTGTCAACGACCGGCCGCGCTGCTCGCACCGACTCGGCAGGCCCGTTGCCCGCGTTAGGCCCTCGGGCACCCCACGATGCGATCGCAGCGGCCATCAAGGTCACATCCCATGCCGATTTCGGGGTGATCACCAACACCGGGCGGCTGCTGAGAGCGCGGGCTATCGAATTGCCCACGGTGCCGGTGACCACGACAGCCCCGAACCTGCAGGGGGGCTCCGCGGCGCAGGAGCTGTGGGCTTTAGAGTCGGGGGAACGAGTGGTTGGCCTGACCTCGCTTGATCCCGGAGGGCCCGGTCTGGCGCTGGGAACCATGCGAGGTGTGGTCAAACGAGTCAATCCCGAGGTGATGGGCAAAGACTCATGGGATGTGATCCGTCTCGATGAAGGTGATGAGGTCGTGAGCGCCGTCGAGCTCACCGCCCCGCATCTTGCCTTCGTCACCTCGGACGCGCATCTGCTGCACTTCTCCGCGGGCCTGGTGCGTCCGCAGGGACGGCTGGGCGGCGGAGTGGCCGGCGTCAAGCTGGCTGACGGGGCCAGGGTGGTGTTCTTCGGCGGAGTCGATCCCGGGCAGGACATGGTGGTGACCGTCGCCGGCGCATCAGATTCACTGTTCGGCAGCGCCACCGGCGGCGCCAAGGTGACCCCCCTGGCTGAGTACCCGACCAAGGGACGCGCTACGGGCGGGGTGAGATGCCAGCGTTTCCTCAAAGGAGAAACGACTCTTGTAGCCGCCGCCATCGGCAGATCCGTCGCAGCGGTGGCCCCCGATGGCACACCGGTGGCTCTCCCTGAGCCCACCACGAAACGTGATGGGTCTGGCGTGTCACTCGGTGGCACAGTGCAAGCGCTCGGATTCAGAGGCAGCCACGATGCGAGGGAAATGGTTCTATGA
- a CDS encoding beta-class carbonic anhydrase, whose protein sequence is MSFDDLLAANQDYAASFSRRGADGIAHAGVAIVTCMDSRIDPLPMVGLGPGDAKILRSPGGWVAPWTMTGLVLAVQLLHVDRIMLIPHTRCAMSGTDEALHQSIAERNGMDATWLSFGANPDQLSRLRQDVSAVRAHPLIKDRAEAGGFMYDVDTGLLEQLV, encoded by the coding sequence ATGAGTTTTGACGACCTGCTCGCCGCCAACCAGGACTACGCCGCAAGCTTCTCCCGGCGCGGCGCTGACGGCATCGCCCATGCCGGGGTCGCGATCGTCACCTGCATGGACTCCAGAATCGATCCCCTGCCAATGGTCGGACTGGGCCCCGGAGACGCGAAGATCCTCCGCTCCCCCGGGGGCTGGGTTGCGCCCTGGACCATGACTGGACTGGTCCTGGCCGTTCAGTTGCTGCATGTGGACCGGATCATGCTGATTCCCCACACCCGGTGCGCCATGTCCGGGACCGACGAGGCACTCCATCAGTCGATAGCGGAACGCAACGGGATGGACGCAACCTGGCTGAGTTTCGGGGCCAATCCAGATCAGCTGAGCCGTCTAAGACAGGACGTCTCCGCGGTCCGTGCCCACCCCCTGATCAAGGACCGGGCCGAGGCCGGGGGTTTCATGTACGACGTGGACACCGGCCTGCTGGAGCAGCTGGTTTAA
- a CDS encoding DUF5998 family protein has protein sequence MIPLSPEASMAAALKKEVEECRFFPELVWASVSGALGHQRMLGYLVHHEASFATGDLQRHLTALVLTDRQLIISHTDEQDGGYPDRAITSAEVVALRAVHSVVVTRSVHHPERYPSNGSQLVEAWLTLAWGAASRLDIGPATCEDPQCEADHGWTGMSVPNDLTVRMSPAGDGWQSVEKLMAFGALLQEHIG, from the coding sequence GTGATTCCGCTGTCCCCTGAGGCATCCATGGCCGCCGCGCTCAAAAAAGAGGTAGAGGAGTGCCGTTTCTTCCCTGAACTGGTCTGGGCGAGTGTCTCTGGGGCGCTGGGACATCAGAGGATGCTCGGATACCTCGTGCATCACGAGGCCAGTTTCGCGACGGGGGATCTGCAGCGCCACCTCACTGCTCTCGTCCTCACCGACAGGCAGCTGATCATCAGCCACACTGATGAGCAGGACGGCGGGTATCCGGATCGTGCCATCACCAGCGCCGAGGTGGTGGCACTGCGAGCCGTTCACTCTGTGGTCGTCACTCGCTCTGTCCACCATCCCGAGCGCTATCCCTCCAATGGATCACAGCTGGTGGAGGCATGGCTCACTCTTGCCTGGGGAGCCGCCTCACGGCTGGATATCGGTCCTGCCACCTGCGAGGATCCGCAGTGTGAGGCCGACCACGGATGGACTGGTATGTCCGTGCCGAATGACCTGACGGTCCGGATGAGCCCGGCTGGCGACGGCTGGCAAAGCGTCGAGAAACTCATGGCCTTCGGCGCCTTGCTGCAGGAACACATCGGATGA